One Rhododendron vialii isolate Sample 1 chromosome 2a, ASM3025357v1 genomic region harbors:
- the LOC131316643 gene encoding protein unc-13 homolog, protein MGHHTRRDSAPTIPSNPPPQPHHHNDETTAAAAGEPIDLPCPFGTLEGLDTDDFREIAYEIFFTACRSSPGFGGRNALNYYSASAVDGGGEGGGMGSPVKEKGVGMAVTSRVKRALGLKMLRRSQSRRTSSVGVGAAAPSSPSSPAHHHGGGGSPGAAFSTVPGAGRTRRPMTSAEIMRQQMRVTEQSDNRLRKTLMRTLVGQMGRRAETIILPLELLRHLKPSEFTDPHEYHIWQKRQLRLLEYGLLLHPSTPLDPSNQFATRLRDIIAAASTKPIDTSKNSEPMRSLCNAVVSLSWRTHDGSPTDTCHWADGFPVNVHIYTALLRSIFDAKDETLVLDEVDELLELMKKTWSTLGINKKIHNICFTWVLFQNFILTGQVEGDLLCATLAMLNEVAGDAKRGDREDSYPKMVGSVLVGIKKWAERRLFCYHGAFHRGSVGLMETLLPLVFAAAKILEEDIVGFVAVDQEKAGDVISNVTVDSTGNQVDRYIRSSLKYAFAKLLEKGNYNGITFEVQEVAEALINLARETEELAMKEKVVFSPVLKKWHPIAAGVAAVTLHTCYGTLLRQYLAGASPLTNETISVLQRAGKLEKVLVQMVVEDSAECEDGGKAIVREMVPYEVDSIIFNLLKQWMQERLKKGKECLQRAKETETWNPKSKTEPYAQSSVELMTHAKETVNAFFEIPLGISEDIVHDLADGLEHLLREYTTFVASCGSKQSYIPTLPPLTRCNRDSKFTKLWRKATPCSVIVDDAHLSASNEGHHPRPSTSRGTQRLYIRLNTLHYLLTQLHSLDKTLSLSPRVIPSTRHRYTNRRHAGSSSSYFELACSGIQAATQHVSEVAAYRLIFLDSSSVFYDTLYFVDVENSRIKPALRTLKQNLTLLGAIVTDRAQPLAIKEVMRASFEAFLMVLLAGGSSRIFSRTDHQMIEEDFDSLKKVFCTCGEGLIVEDVVEREAETVEGVVALMGQSTEQLVEDFSIVACEASGIGVVGVGQKLPMPPTTGKWNRSDPNTILRVLCHRKDKAANEFLKRTFQLAKRR, encoded by the exons ATGGGCCATCACACCCGCCGAGACTCTGCACCCACCATTCCTTCTaacccaccaccacaaccccACCACCATAATGACGAAACCACAGCCGCCGCTGCCGGCGAACCCATCGACCTCCCATGCCCCTTCGGAACTCTCGAAGGCCTCGACACCGACGACTTCCGCGAAATCGCCTACGAGATTTTCTTCACGGCATGCCGGTCCTCACCCGGCTTCGGCGGCCGAAACGCGCTGAATTACTACTCTGCCTCCGCCGTGGACGGCGGCGGAGAAGGCGGCGGGATGGGGTCGCCGGTGAAGGAGAAGGGGGTGGGGATGGCGGTGACGAGCAGGGTGAAGAGGGCGTTGGGGCTGAAGATGTTACGGCGGTCGCAGTCAAGGCGGACGAGCTCGGTGGGGGTGGGGGCGGCGGCACCTTCGTCGCCGTCGTCGCCCGCACACCACCACGGCGGAGGGGGGAGTCCGGGGGCGGCATTTAGTACGGTGCCGGGGGCggggaggacgaggcggccgaTGACGTCGGCGGAGATCATGAGGCAGCAGATGAGGGTGACGGAGCAGAGCGATAACCGGTTGAGGAAGACCCTCATGAGAACTCTTGTTGGCCAG ATGGGGCGGCGAGCCGAAACCATAATCCTACCATTAGAGCTCCTCCGCCATCTAAAGCCCTCCGAATTCACCGACCCCCACGAATATCACATATGGCAAAAACGCCAGCTGAGGCTCCTCGAGTAcggcctcctcctccacccctcCACCCCCCTCGACCCTTCCAACCAGTTCGCCACCCGCCTCCGCGACATCATCGCCGCCGCCTCCACCAAGCCCATCGACACCTCCAAAAACTCCGAGCCCATGCGGTCCCTCTGCAACGCCGTGGTCTCCCTCTCCTGGCGCACCCACGACGGCTCCCCCACGGACACCTGCCACTGGGCGGACGGGTTCCCCGTCAACGTCCACATCTACACCGCCCTCCTCCGGTCCATCTTCGACGCCAAAGACGAAACGCTTGTTCTGGACGAGGTGGACGAGTTGCTGGAGCTGATGAAGAAAACCTGGTCTACTTTGGGGATTAATAAGAAGATTCACAACATATGCTTCACCTGGGTTCTGTTCCAGAACTTCATCTTGACGGGGCAGGTAGAGGGGGACCTGCTCTGCGCGACGCTGGCCATGCTGAACGAGGTCGCGGGGGACGCCAAGAGAGGGGACAGGGAGGACTCCTACCCGAAGATGGTCGGGTCGGTCTTGGTGGGGATCAAGAAGTGGGCGGAGAGGAGGTTGTTTTGCTATCACGGGGCGTTTCACAGGGGCAGTGTTGGGCTGATGGAGACCCTTTTGCCGTTGGTTTTTGCGGCCGCGAAGATATTGGAAGAGGATATTGTGGGTTTTGTGGCAGTTGATCAAGAGAAAGCTGGGGATGTGATCAGTAATGTGACTGTGGACTCGACTGGGAATCAGGTGGATCGATATATCCGGTCTTCGCTCAAGTATGCATTTGCTAAG CTGCTAGAGAAAGGGAATTACAATGGCATCACATTTGAAGTACAAGAAGTGGCCGAGGCCCTCATTAATCTTGCAAGAGAGACCGAAGAACTAGCCATGAAGGAGAAGGTGGTGTTTAGCCCTGTGCTCAAGAAATGGCACCCGATCGCAGCCGGAGTTGCAGCCGTGACACTCCACACTTGCTATGGCACCTTATTGAGGCAATATTTGGCCGGTGCGTCACCTCTCACAAATGAGACAATATCGGTATTGCAGAGAGCCGGAAAGCTGGAAAAGGTGCTGGTGCAAATGGTGGTTGAGGACTCTGCTGAATGTGAAGATGGGGGAAAAGCCATTGTTAGAGAGATGGTTCCGTACGAAGTTGATTCAATCATATTTAACCTGTTGAAACAGTGGATGCAGGAGAGGTTGAAGAAAGGGAAGGAGTGCCTCCAGAGAGCAAAAGAAACTGAA ACATGGAACCCCAAATCCAAAACTGAGCCATATGCACAATCATCTGTGGAGCTAATGACTCATGCCAAAGAAACTGTGAACGCCTTCTTTGAAATTCCATTAGGCATTTCTGAGGATATAGTTCATGATCTTGCCGACGGCTTGGAGCATCTCTTGCGCGAGTACACTACCTTTGTTGCATCATGCG GATCAAAACAGAGTTACATCCCAACTCTTCCTCCTCTGACTCGATGCAACCGGGACTCGAAGTTCACCAAGTTGTGGCGAAAGGCTACCCCTTGCAGTGTCATAGTGGACGATGCACATCTGAGTGCATCAAACGAAGGGCACCACCCACGCCCTTCAACAAGCCGCGGAACACAACGCCTCTACATCCGCCTCAACACCTTACACTACCTCCTAACCCAGCTCCACTCGCTCgacaaaaccctctctctctcccctcgcGTGATTCCCTCAACCCGCCACCGGTACACCAACCGTAGGCATGCTGGCAGTTCCTCCTCCTACTTTGAGCTTGCCTGCTCGGGCATTCAAGCCGCTACTCAGCATGTGTCGGAAGTTGCTGCCTACCGTCTAATCTTTTTAGACTCTAGTTCTGTATTCTACGACACATTGTATTTTGTCGATGTTGAAAACTCGCGCATAAAACCAGCTTTGCGAACTCTGAAGCAAAACCTCACTCTCTTGGGTGCCATTGTCACTGACAGGGCTCAGCCGCTGGCGATTAAAGAAGTCATGAGAGCCTCTTTCGAGGCCTTCCTCATGGTTCTGCTGGCTGGTGGAAGCTCACGGATCTTTTCAAGGACGGATCACCAGATGATCGAGGAGGACTTTGACAGTTTGAAGAAGGTGTTTTGCACGTGCGGTGAAGGGTTGATAGTCGAGGatgtggtggagagagaggctGAGACGGTGGAAGGGGTGGTGGCGTTGATGGGACAATCCACGGAACAACTCGTGGAGGATTTCAGCATCGTGGCTTGTGAAGCGAGCGGGATTGGGGTCGTGGGCGTAGGGCAAAAACTGCCCATGCCTCCCACGACTGGTAAATGGAATAGATCGGATCCAAATACGATACTAAGGGTCTTGTGCCATAGGAAGGACAAAGCCGCGAATGAGTTCTTGAAGAGGACATTCCAATTAGCAAAGAGGAGGTGA